The Streptomyces sp. Alt3 genome has a segment encoding these proteins:
- a CDS encoding DNA repair ATPase translates to MDRDITFTDADADAYEVLRRRLREQADELVRRAEALDARRTEEFGSAGLHLLATEQVATEHASVARDLVPVGGRLLFGYERGPGARGEAGVGDVLVLREPGLEESEAGLLDDEAFVREFAGLHRYYRDARLLRLRRVNGRLLAVFRTGETAEDIRVLRWALGPDGAPGAFLDARGERDHVFPPSHDFEWTPVGRDAHRPGRHPHIAVLDTVFVDTLGGTLTVKTADDTESPDGIHEEPVDEPLQSLADAAVEYAVAGPLILLRVRPYKEEAWRHLVFNTLLSTVLRLDAIGPSCLLLPEDQGIIFPGGYYLTTGRTKTFDTAGEFGDPVLEGTVRSPNGEDMLHVFRSRDDNRTLLLPYNLIRQEVATPLLGRGHALLDDGTLFLLKDGADGPARVHHLQRWQTPYVSDTYAASRPPGTGPIARTGNADLVRGISDCLALAHGVRDMTPTTAVYGRLVADCTRAGDRYHWLADPALGSLAEPLEDLGATARQVLAEFETVQELTGQAAAALDEAATGLTALVRRIRGDAPRSAAAWVDGLTELRRSHGRLATLADMRYADTDRIAALREETGRELETAAQRAVAFLAGEDAFAGYHEDLGRITAAAGEPATVAEATAAGDRLAEITDGLRTVTDVVAGLDMGDATVRTSVLERIAEVLGGANRARATLDARRRELVAREGQAEFAAEFALLGQAVTGALASADSPDSCDEQLARVLLQLENLESRFAESGDFLVRLAERRTEVYEAFSGRKQTLQDARAGRAERLAESAVRVLETVSRRLAGLEDLDAVHTYFASDPMVAKVRRTAEELRSLGDPVRADELDGRLKAARQEAGRVLRDRADLYADGGSAIRLGRHRFAVDSKPFDLTLVPSGDGTAFALTGTDYRAPVTDPEFAATRDHWDQLLPSETPEVYRAEHLAARLLDEHGADALAGADLPVLVREAAAAAYDEGHQRGVHDEDALAVLTVLLRLLAGAGLLRFPSSVRAAAQLFWAHETDEELRTSWTRQAASLARARDTFGLAPAIATLQTEWATVMGAPHEVAAYLFEELAGGPAGFVTSASARTLLDKFRRAVGTAAYDEDLAALSGDLPARRGLVEGWLGSYATASGSDVDAGDLAEAVAVELCPELERYDCDAPLTATVEGLLGDHPRVERGRLPVRLDELLARTAAFRARTVPSFRAYQRLRTTLVAAERSRLRLDSLRPRAMAAFVRNRLLDEVYLPLIGDSLAKQLGTADADRRTDSQGLLLLMSPPGYGKTTLVEYVAERLGMVLVKVSGPNLGHEVTSLDPALAPGATARQEIEKINFAFEAGANTLLYLDDIQHTSPELLQKFIPLCDATRSVEGVWDGQPRSYDLRGKRFAVVMAGNPYTESGARFRIPDMLANRADVWNLGDVLSGRDEVFALSFVENALTANPVLAPLAARSRGDLDLLVRLASGSVPAAGAGQLEHPYAPAELDRILSVLRHLLTARETVLAVNAAYIASAGQSDAGRTEPPFRLQGSYRDMNKIAQRIVPVMNDDELAAVIDDHYAGEAQTLTTGAESNLLKLAELRGTLTPAMAERRQAVTSAYVRAQALGGPEGDPTSRAVGALGLLADRIAAVEAAIERAAGPRPDTGPRPRHSMITDTPD, encoded by the coding sequence ATGGACCGCGACATCACCTTCACCGATGCCGATGCGGATGCCTACGAGGTGCTCCGGCGCAGGCTCCGGGAGCAGGCGGACGAGCTGGTCCGGCGGGCCGAGGCGCTCGACGCGCGGCGGACCGAGGAGTTCGGCTCCGCCGGGCTGCACCTGCTCGCCACCGAGCAGGTGGCCACGGAGCACGCCTCGGTGGCCCGCGATCTCGTCCCCGTGGGCGGGCGCCTGCTGTTCGGCTACGAGCGCGGCCCCGGCGCGCGCGGGGAGGCGGGCGTCGGTGACGTCCTCGTCCTGCGTGAGCCCGGCCTGGAGGAGTCGGAAGCGGGCCTGCTGGACGACGAGGCCTTCGTACGCGAGTTCGCCGGCCTGCACCGCTACTACCGTGACGCCCGGCTGCTCCGGCTGCGGCGCGTCAACGGCCGTCTGCTCGCCGTGTTCCGCACCGGGGAGACCGCCGAGGACATCCGCGTCCTCCGCTGGGCGCTCGGCCCGGACGGTGCGCCCGGGGCGTTCCTGGACGCCCGGGGCGAGCGCGACCACGTCTTCCCGCCCTCGCACGACTTCGAGTGGACGCCGGTGGGCCGGGACGCCCACAGGCCCGGCCGGCACCCGCACATCGCCGTCCTGGACACGGTCTTCGTGGACACGCTGGGCGGCACCCTGACCGTCAAGACGGCCGACGACACCGAGTCCCCCGACGGCATCCACGAGGAGCCCGTCGACGAGCCGCTGCAGTCGCTGGCGGACGCCGCCGTCGAGTACGCCGTGGCGGGCCCCCTGATCCTGCTGCGGGTGCGCCCGTACAAGGAGGAGGCCTGGCGGCACCTGGTCTTCAACACCCTGCTGTCCACCGTGCTGCGGCTCGACGCGATCGGCCCGTCCTGCCTCCTGCTGCCCGAGGACCAGGGGATCATCTTCCCCGGCGGCTACTACCTCACCACCGGCAGGACCAAGACATTCGACACCGCGGGGGAGTTCGGCGACCCCGTCCTCGAGGGCACCGTCCGTTCGCCCAACGGTGAGGACATGCTCCACGTCTTCCGGTCCCGGGACGACAACCGCACCCTGCTCCTCCCCTACAACCTGATCCGTCAGGAGGTCGCCACCCCGCTGCTCGGCCGGGGTCACGCCCTCCTCGACGACGGCACCCTGTTCCTGCTGAAGGACGGTGCCGACGGCCCGGCGCGGGTGCACCACCTGCAGCGCTGGCAGACCCCCTACGTCTCCGACACCTACGCCGCCTCCCGTCCCCCCGGCACGGGCCCGATCGCCCGGACCGGCAATGCCGACCTGGTGCGCGGTATCTCCGACTGCCTGGCCCTGGCACACGGCGTACGGGACATGACCCCGACGACCGCGGTGTACGGCAGGCTCGTCGCCGACTGCACCCGCGCGGGGGACCGTTACCACTGGCTCGCCGACCCCGCACTGGGCTCGCTCGCCGAGCCGCTGGAGGACCTGGGAGCCACCGCCCGCCAGGTCCTGGCCGAGTTCGAGACCGTCCAGGAGCTGACCGGACAGGCCGCCGCCGCACTCGACGAGGCGGCCACCGGGCTCACCGCGCTGGTCCGCCGCATCCGGGGTGACGCCCCGCGCTCGGCCGCCGCGTGGGTCGACGGACTCACCGAACTGCGCAGGTCCCACGGACGCCTGGCGACCCTGGCCGACATGCGGTACGCCGACACCGACCGCATCGCCGCGCTCCGCGAGGAGACCGGACGCGAACTGGAGACGGCCGCACAGCGGGCGGTCGCCTTCCTCGCCGGCGAGGACGCGTTCGCCGGGTACCACGAGGACCTCGGGCGGATCACCGCGGCGGCCGGCGAGCCGGCGACCGTGGCCGAGGCCACGGCGGCCGGGGACCGGCTGGCGGAGATCACGGACGGCCTGAGGACGGTCACGGACGTCGTAGCCGGGCTGGACATGGGCGACGCCACCGTCCGTACGTCGGTCCTGGAGCGGATCGCCGAGGTCCTGGGCGGCGCCAACCGCGCCCGGGCGACGCTCGACGCCCGGCGCAGGGAGCTGGTGGCCCGGGAGGGGCAGGCCGAGTTCGCCGCGGAGTTCGCCCTGCTCGGGCAGGCCGTCACGGGAGCGCTCGCCTCGGCGGACTCCCCCGACTCCTGCGACGAGCAGCTGGCCCGGGTCCTGCTCCAGCTGGAGAACCTGGAGTCGCGCTTCGCCGAGTCCGGCGACTTCCTGGTGCGGCTCGCCGAGCGCCGTACGGAGGTGTACGAGGCGTTCTCGGGCCGGAAGCAGACGCTGCAGGACGCCCGTGCCGGACGCGCCGAGCGGCTCGCGGAGTCCGCGGTCCGGGTCCTGGAGACGGTCTCGCGACGGCTGGCCGGGCTGGAGGACCTGGACGCCGTCCACACGTACTTCGCCTCCGACCCCATGGTCGCCAAGGTCCGCCGCACCGCCGAGGAGCTGCGCTCGCTCGGCGACCCGGTGCGCGCCGACGAGCTGGACGGCCGGCTGAAGGCCGCCCGGCAGGAGGCGGGTCGCGTCCTGCGCGACCGGGCCGACCTGTACGCGGACGGCGGTTCGGCGATCCGGCTGGGCCGCCACCGGTTCGCGGTGGACAGCAAGCCGTTCGACCTCACCCTGGTCCCGTCCGGGGACGGGACAGCCTTCGCGCTCACCGGCACGGACTACCGGGCTCCGGTCACCGACCCGGAGTTCGCGGCGACCCGTGACCACTGGGACCAGCTGCTGCCCTCGGAGACGCCGGAGGTCTACCGCGCCGAGCACCTGGCCGCCCGGCTCCTCGACGAGCACGGCGCGGACGCGCTCGCCGGCGCGGATCTCCCGGTGCTCGTGCGGGAGGCGGCAGCGGCGGCGTACGACGAGGGCCATCAGCGGGGCGTCCACGACGAGGACGCCCTCGCCGTCCTGACCGTCCTGCTGCGGCTGCTCGCCGGGGCGGGCCTGCTGCGCTTCCCGTCCTCGGTCCGCGCGGCGGCCCAGCTCTTCTGGGCGCACGAGACCGACGAGGAGCTGCGGACGTCCTGGACACGGCAGGCCGCCTCGCTGGCGCGCGCCCGGGACACCTTCGGCCTCGCTCCCGCCATCGCCACGCTCCAGACGGAGTGGGCGACGGTGATGGGGGCGCCGCACGAGGTCGCCGCATACCTCTTCGAGGAGCTGGCGGGCGGCCCCGCCGGGTTCGTCACGAGCGCCTCGGCCCGCACCCTGCTGGACAAGTTCCGCCGCGCGGTCGGCACTGCGGCGTACGACGAGGACCTGGCCGCACTCTCCGGGGACCTCCCGGCCCGGCGCGGGCTGGTGGAGGGCTGGCTCGGCTCGTACGCCACCGCGAGCGGCTCGGACGTGGACGCGGGGGACCTCGCGGAGGCGGTCGCCGTGGAGCTGTGCCCGGAGCTGGAGCGGTACGACTGCGACGCGCCGCTCACCGCGACCGTGGAGGGACTCCTCGGTGACCACCCACGCGTGGAACGGGGACGGCTGCCGGTCCGGCTCGACGAACTGCTCGCGCGCACGGCCGCCTTCCGCGCCCGCACCGTGCCGTCCTTCCGCGCCTACCAGCGACTGCGCACCACCCTGGTCGCGGCGGAACGCTCCCGGCTGCGCCTGGACTCCCTCCGGCCGCGCGCCATGGCGGCGTTCGTCCGCAACCGGCTGCTGGACGAGGTGTACCTCCCGCTCATCGGCGACAGTCTGGCCAAGCAGCTGGGCACCGCCGACGCGGACCGGCGCACCGACTCGCAGGGCCTGCTGCTCCTCATGTCGCCGCCCGGCTACGGCAAGACGACCCTCGTGGAGTACGTCGCGGAACGGCTGGGGATGGTCCTGGTCAAGGTCAGCGGGCCGAATCTCGGCCATGAGGTGACGTCCCTCGACCCGGCGCTGGCTCCCGGCGCGACCGCGCGCCAGGAGATCGAGAAGATCAACTTCGCGTTCGAGGCGGGCGCCAACACGCTCCTGTACCTGGACGACATCCAGCACACCTCGCCCGAGCTGCTCCAGAAGTTCATTCCGCTCTGCGACGCCACCCGCAGCGTCGAAGGGGTGTGGGACGGGCAGCCCCGCAGCTACGACCTGCGGGGCAAGCGGTTCGCCGTGGTGATGGCGGGCAATCCGTACACCGAGTCCGGCGCCAGGTTCCGGATTCCGGACATGCTCGCCAACCGGGCGGACGTCTGGAATCTCGGCGACGTCCTGAGCGGCCGGGACGAGGTGTTCGCCCTGAGCTTCGTGGAGAACGCCCTGACCGCCAACCCCGTGCTCGCCCCGCTCGCCGCCCGCTCCCGGGGCGACCTGGACCTGCTCGTGCGCCTCGCCTCGGGGAGCGTTCCCGCCGCGGGCGCCGGACAGCTGGAGCACCCGTACGCGCCGGCCGAACTGGACCGGATCCTCTCCGTGCTGCGTCATCTGCTGACCGCCAGGGAGACCGTGCTCGCGGTGAACGCGGCGTACATCGCGTCGGCCGGACAGTCGGACGCCGGCCGCACCGAGCCGCCGTTCCGCCTGCAGGGCTCCTACCGCGACATGAACAAGATCGCGCAGCGGATCGTGCCCGTGATGAACGACGACGAGCTCGCCGCCGTCATCGACGACCACTACGCGGGTGAGGCCCAGACGCTCACCACGGGCGCAGAGTCGAACCTGCTGAAACTGGCCGAGCTCAGGGGCACGCTGACCCCGGCCATGGCGGAGCGTCGGCAGGCGGTCACCTCCGCCTACGTGCGCGCCCAGGCCCTCGGCGGTCCGGAGGGCGATCCCACGTCGCGCGCCGTCGGCGCGCTCGGGTTGCTGGCGGACCGGATCGCGGCGGTCGAGGCCGCCATCGAGCGGGCAGCGGGCCCCCGCCCGGACACGGGTCCACGTCCCCGTCACTCGATGATCACCGACACGCCCGACTGA
- a CDS encoding flotillin family protein, whose product MDAISWGIGVLVAVVLLITVALLLVITRLFRKVEQGKALIISKTKKVDVTFTGAVVLPVLHKAETMDISVKTIEIRRTGREGLICQDNIRADIHITFFVRVNKTVEDVIKVAQAIGTERASDKIAIQEFFAAKFSEALKTVGKQLDFVDLYTKREEFRDRIIRVIGTDLNGYHLDDAAIDFLEQTPMAQLDGANILDAQGIRKITELTAIEHVRTNEFQRTEQKEITRQDVDARETILELERRQAEAEIKQRREVETLRAREESATARVQEEERLGAQSAFLRTEEQLGVQRENQAREVAVAQKNRERVIAVENERIEKDRLLEVIGRERETELNRIAATKEVEAERREVADVIRERIAVDRTVAEQEESILTLRSVEESERTRRSVIIAAEAEAQEKLVKDIKAAEAAEAAAVHLAAEQLTLADARLKTADLDAQAKLRLAEGIQAENAAAGLAEVQVREAEAEVTEKAGLAEAQATEARLRAEAEGARLKALAVAEGTQAQASADAAVIGEKLKAEAEGLTEKAAAMAALDEASREHEEYRLRLDAEKEIRLAEFEVRRQVAEAQATVLATGLENADIDIVGGDSVFFDRLVSSVSLGRSVDGFVDNSKTVQALAGPWLDGRGTFTDDLTRVLGSLSSGDVQNLTVSALLTRLMGAPGAASGQVKQLLAAAEELGLAGMSVSSLTGAPSANGTAPAPPAHNGAAAV is encoded by the coding sequence ATGGATGCCATCTCCTGGGGCATCGGCGTGCTCGTCGCCGTTGTCCTGCTCATCACCGTCGCTCTGCTCCTCGTCATCACCCGCCTCTTCCGCAAGGTCGAGCAGGGGAAGGCGCTGATCATCTCCAAGACCAAGAAGGTCGACGTCACCTTCACCGGCGCCGTGGTCCTGCCGGTACTGCACAAGGCCGAGACCATGGACATCTCGGTGAAGACCATCGAGATCCGCCGGACCGGGCGTGAGGGCCTGATCTGCCAGGACAACATCCGCGCCGACATCCACATCACGTTCTTCGTCCGCGTCAACAAGACCGTCGAGGACGTCATCAAGGTCGCGCAGGCCATCGGCACGGAGCGGGCGAGCGACAAGATCGCCATCCAGGAGTTCTTCGCCGCGAAGTTCTCCGAAGCGCTCAAGACCGTGGGCAAGCAGCTCGACTTCGTCGACCTGTACACCAAGCGTGAGGAGTTCCGGGACCGGATCATCCGGGTCATCGGGACGGACCTGAACGGCTACCACCTCGACGACGCCGCGATCGACTTCCTCGAGCAGACGCCGATGGCGCAGCTCGACGGTGCCAACATCCTGGACGCGCAGGGTATCCGGAAGATCACCGAACTGACGGCGATCGAGCACGTGCGGACCAACGAGTTCCAGCGCACCGAGCAGAAGGAGATCACCCGGCAGGACGTCGACGCCCGGGAGACCATCCTGGAGCTGGAGCGCCGGCAGGCCGAGGCCGAGATCAAGCAGCGGCGCGAGGTCGAGACGCTGCGTGCCCGCGAGGAGTCGGCCACCGCACGGGTGCAGGAGGAGGAGCGGCTCGGTGCGCAGAGCGCGTTCCTCCGCACCGAGGAGCAGCTCGGCGTCCAGCGGGAGAACCAGGCCCGCGAGGTCGCCGTCGCGCAGAAGAACCGTGAGCGCGTCATCGCTGTGGAGAACGAGCGCATCGAGAAGGACCGGCTGCTGGAGGTCATCGGGCGCGAGCGGGAGACCGAGCTGAACCGGATCGCCGCGACGAAGGAGGTCGAGGCGGAGCGCCGTGAGGTCGCGGACGTGATCCGGGAGCGGATCGCGGTGGACCGCACGGTCGCCGAGCAGGAGGAGTCGATCCTGACGCTGCGGTCCGTCGAGGAGTCGGAGCGCACCCGCAGGTCCGTGATCATCGCCGCTGAGGCGGAGGCCCAGGAGAAGCTGGTCAAGGACATCAAGGCGGCGGAGGCCGCGGAGGCGGCGGCGGTCCACCTGGCGGCCGAGCAGCTGACACTCGCGGACGCGCGGCTGAAGACGGCCGACCTCGACGCGCAGGCGAAGCTGCGGCTCGCCGAGGGCATCCAGGCCGAGAACGCGGCGGCCGGGCTCGCGGAGGTCCAGGTCCGTGAGGCCGAGGCCGAGGTCACCGAGAAGGCCGGTCTCGCGGAGGCGCAGGCCACCGAGGCACGGCTGCGGGCCGAGGCGGAGGGGGCGCGTCTGAAGGCCCTGGCGGTCGCGGAGGGCACGCAGGCGCAGGCGTCCGCGGACGCGGCGGTGATCGGCGAGAAGCTGAAGGCGGAGGCGGAGGGGCTCACCGAGAAGGCCGCGGCTATGGCGGCGCTCGACGAGGCCTCGCGGGAGCACGAGGAGTACCGGCTGCGGCTGGACGCGGAGAAGGAGATCCGTCTCGCGGAGTTCGAGGTCCGGCGCCAGGTCGCGGAGGCACAGGCGACCGTGCTGGCGACGGGACTGGAGAACGCGGACATCGACATCGTCGGGGGCGACTCCGTCTTCTTCGACCGGCTGGTGTCCTCGGTCTCCCTGGGCCGGAGCGTGGACGGCTTCGTGGACAACTCGAAGACCGTGCAGGCGCTGGCCGGGCCCTGGCTCGACGGCCGGGGGACGTTCACGGACGACCTGACCCGGGTCCTGGGGTCCCTGTCCTCCGGGGACGTGCAGAACCTGACGGTGTCCGCCCTGCTCACACGTCTGATGGGGGCGCCGGGAGCGGCCTCGGGCCAGGTGAAGCAGCTGCTCGCCGCGGCGGAGGAGCTGGGACTGGCGGGGATGAGCGTCTCGTCGCTGACGGGAGCACCCTCGGCGAACGGGACGGCCCCGGCGCCGCCCGCACACAACGGGGCTGCCGCCGTGTAG
- a CDS encoding PucR family transcriptional regulator — protein MAEPEIPERFLEGYAGILSEVADTGRRLTRDELETRRALGREAAEAGHQLRALVRLHLSETRAVWSDGAARSSSTDSVLGAVEQAVDAFAEGFERAQRLTVRREEAARREFIDDLLYGRSDLGRLAERATRFGLRLSRAHAVAVAAGPEAYTESDAVPRSVEAALLARFSGRKILLTTKDGRLVCIAPGSQPDVLRYFAKQAHAATDGHQVAVGRPHRGPGGVVHSYDEALEALDLAQRMRLDDPVLYAADLLVYPVLTRDRQAMADLVRSELGPLKEARGGAESLLRTLSVYFDAGCVAAETARRLSLSVRALTYRLERIHQLTGSDPSDPMHRYTLQTAVIGAQLLDWPAKEL, from the coding sequence GTGGCGGAGCCCGAGATTCCCGAGCGATTCCTGGAGGGGTATGCCGGAATTCTGTCCGAGGTCGCGGACACCGGCCGCCGGCTCACCCGGGACGAACTGGAGACGCGGCGCGCCCTCGGCCGTGAGGCCGCCGAGGCGGGACACCAGCTGCGGGCGCTCGTGCGGCTCCATCTCTCGGAGACCCGCGCCGTCTGGTCGGACGGTGCGGCGCGCTCGTCGTCCACCGATTCCGTGCTGGGCGCCGTGGAACAGGCGGTCGACGCCTTCGCGGAGGGCTTCGAGCGGGCGCAGCGCCTCACCGTGCGGCGCGAGGAGGCGGCACGGCGGGAGTTCATCGACGACCTGCTGTACGGGCGCAGCGACCTGGGCAGACTCGCGGAGCGCGCCACCCGGTTCGGGCTGCGGCTCTCGCGGGCGCACGCCGTCGCGGTTGCGGCGGGACCCGAGGCGTACACCGAGTCGGACGCCGTGCCGCGGAGTGTGGAGGCGGCGCTGCTCGCGCGCTTCAGCGGTCGGAAGATCCTGCTCACGACGAAGGACGGGCGCCTCGTCTGCATAGCCCCCGGCAGTCAGCCGGACGTCCTGAGGTACTTCGCCAAGCAGGCGCACGCCGCGACGGACGGCCACCAGGTCGCGGTCGGCCGCCCGCACCGCGGCCCAGGCGGGGTGGTCCACTCCTACGACGAGGCGCTCGAAGCCCTCGACCTGGCACAGCGGATGCGGCTCGACGACCCCGTCCTGTACGCCGCCGACCTGTTGGTCTACCCGGTGCTGACGAGGGACCGGCAGGCGATGGCCGATCTGGTGCGCAGCGAGCTCGGCCCGCTCAAGGAGGCGCGGGGCGGCGCGGAGTCACTGCTGCGGACGCTGTCCGTGTACTTCGACGCGGGCTGCGTCGCCGCCGAGACGGCCCGCCGGCTGTCGCTCAGCGTGCGCGCGCTGACGTACCGGCTGGAGCGGATACACCAGCTGACCGGATCCGATCCGTCCGACCCGATGCACCGCTACACGCTGCAGACGGCGGTGATCGGCGCCCAGTTGCTCGACTGGCCGGCGAAGGAGCTCTGA
- a CDS encoding tellurite resistance TerB family protein, producing the protein MALWDRIKESASTMQTQLEAKKNDLKSGAFRDASMAMCALVSAADGSIDPSERQRVATLIATNDVLQNFPADDLQRRFNDYVNKLTADFAFGKVSVLQEIAKAKKKPAEARAVIQIGIVIGGADGDFDKSEQAVVREACFALDLPPHEFDL; encoded by the coding sequence ATGGCCCTTTGGGATCGGATCAAGGAATCCGCGTCGACGATGCAGACGCAGCTGGAGGCGAAGAAGAACGACCTGAAGAGCGGGGCGTTCCGGGACGCGAGCATGGCCATGTGCGCCCTGGTCTCCGCCGCCGACGGTTCCATCGACCCGTCCGAGCGGCAGCGCGTCGCCACACTGATCGCCACCAACGACGTGCTGCAGAACTTCCCCGCGGACGATCTCCAGCGCCGGTTCAACGACTACGTGAACAAGCTGACCGCGGACTTCGCCTTCGGCAAGGTCAGCGTGCTCCAGGAGATCGCCAAGGCGAAGAAGAAGCCCGCCGAGGCGCGTGCCGTCATCCAGATCGGCATCGTGATCGGCGGTGCGGACGGCGACTTCGACAAGTCGGAGCAGGCCGTCGTGCGCGAGGCGTGCTTCGCACTGGACCTGCCGCCGCACGAGTTCGACCTGTAG
- a CDS encoding BlaI/MecI/CopY family transcriptional regulator, giving the protein MNRTTGTDDGGTREGPRLPRRAQGQLESQVLTVLSSAGGPATAGWVQEHLDGDLAYTTVITILSRLYAKKAVTRTRQGRSYVWTPASDEAGLAALRMRRVLDGERDREAVLARFVSALSPGDEARLRELLSRAAEDPDEGRPGLDHGPDDPGDTDDSAAPEG; this is encoded by the coding sequence ATGAACAGGACCACAGGTACGGACGACGGCGGCACCCGGGAGGGACCCCGGCTGCCCAGGCGCGCCCAGGGACAGCTGGAGTCCCAGGTCCTGACCGTGTTGAGCTCGGCGGGCGGCCCGGCGACGGCCGGCTGGGTGCAGGAGCACCTCGACGGCGACCTCGCCTACACCACGGTCATCACGATCCTCTCCCGCCTCTACGCGAAGAAGGCCGTGACCCGCACCCGGCAGGGCCGTTCCTACGTCTGGACCCCGGCCTCCGACGAGGCGGGACTCGCCGCCCTGCGCATGCGCCGCGTCCTGGACGGCGAACGGGACAGGGAGGCCGTCCTCGCCCGGTTCGTCTCCGCGCTGTCCCCGGGCGACGAGGCCAGGCTCCGCGAGCTGCTCTCCCGCGCGGCCGAGGACCCCGACGAAGGCCGGCCCGGCCTCGACCACGGCCCGGACGACCCCGGCGACACCGACGATTCCGCAGCTCCGGAAGGCTGA
- a CDS encoding M56 family metallopeptidase, translated as MGVFVYLPLVLPLTALPMARLAEQHLHPRSATRLLAVTGSTLALCSTLCLALLMVVGTAQLPGNPLPDGWSDPEVRAAVPYEEKAGLIAIGVLGAVLAACGSTLLRHTRARIRAAHALRPTAGSGDTGDLAVIPSPDPFAYALPGGRGRGHVGQVVVSTAMMECLDPHERRALVAHERAHLTGGHHRYLLATQLAARANPFLLPLRTAVAYSTERWADEEAAYAVGSRRAVATAVGKAALFANREPGPAVLPGFAAAAGPVPRRVAALLDPEPSAGLWPPASAHLAVAAVTATVGTAVSALSSLNATVTLVGILHAATPL; from the coding sequence ATGGGCGTCTTCGTCTACCTGCCACTCGTCCTGCCGCTGACCGCACTGCCCATGGCGCGCCTCGCCGAACAGCATCTGCACCCCAGGAGCGCCACCCGCCTGCTGGCCGTCACGGGTTCGACCCTGGCTCTGTGCAGCACGCTGTGTCTGGCCCTGCTCATGGTGGTGGGCACGGCCCAGCTCCCCGGCAATCCGCTGCCCGACGGCTGGTCGGACCCGGAGGTGCGCGCCGCGGTGCCCTACGAGGAGAAGGCGGGCCTGATCGCGATCGGTGTCCTGGGGGCGGTGCTGGCGGCCTGCGGCAGCACCCTGCTGCGGCACACCAGGGCCCGGATCCGCGCCGCCCACGCGCTGCGGCCGACGGCGGGGAGCGGCGACACCGGGGACCTCGCCGTCATCCCGTCCCCCGACCCGTTCGCGTACGCCCTCCCGGGAGGGCGCGGGCGTGGTCACGTCGGACAGGTCGTCGTCTCCACCGCGATGATGGAGTGCCTGGACCCCCACGAACGACGTGCGCTGGTCGCCCATGAACGCGCCCACCTGACCGGCGGCCACCACCGCTATCTGCTGGCGACACAACTGGCGGCGCGGGCCAATCCGTTCCTCCTGCCGCTGCGCACGGCGGTGGCGTACAGCACCGAACGCTGGGCGGACGAGGAAGCGGCCTACGCGGTCGGCAGCCGCCGGGCCGTCGCCACGGCGGTGGGCAAGGCGGCCCTGTTCGCGAACCGTGAGCCGGGGCCCGCCGTCCTCCCCGGCTTCGCGGCGGCGGCCGGCCCCGTGCCGCGCAGAGTGGCGGCGCTGCTCGACCCGGAACCCTCGGCCGGGCTGTGGCCCCCGGCCTCGGCCCACCTGGCCGTGGCGGCGGTGACCGCGACGGTGGGGACGGCTGTCTCGGCGCTGTCGTCGCTCAACGCGACGGTGACGCTCGTCGGCATCCTCCACGCGGCCACCCCGCTCTGA